In Marinobacter sp. M3C, the genomic stretch GGCTTACCCACGCCATGCGTATTTTGGTGCTGTTACTGGCAATTCCCCCCTTATTGCAAATTATTGGTCACGTTAGCCTGCAAGCGCCGGTTATGTCGCTGGCCCAGTGGTTTAGCTTTCCCGATTTTATAGACACCTTGTGGCTGATTGGCGCGGGTTTAGTTGGCTTCTGGCTGGGGCGTCTGCTGCGCTTGCCCAACCCGCTGCTGTTCGGGCCAGTTATAGCGTCCGCGGCACTGCACATCACTGGCATCAGCGACGCCAGCGTACCGCCGTTTATTGTGGCTTTCGCCCAAGTGTTGATTGGCGTTTCTGTAGGTGTTCGCTTTGGCGGCACCTCGTTGAAGGAGGTGGGATTTAACCTGTTGATTGCATTCGTGCAGGCGCTGGTGTTGCTGCTGATCGCCTTTGCTGCCGCTTGGGTGGCCTACGCGCTGACGGGCTATTCGGCCGCTGCTGCGCTGTTGGCGTACATGCCTGGCGGGGCGCCTGAGTTGAGCCTGGTCGCTTTGTCGCTGGGTATCGAGCCGGCCTTTGTCACTTCTCACCATTTGTTGCGCATTACCGTGCTGATTCTTCTGACGCCAATGCTGGTCGCCTGGATGAAACGCCTGCACCGCTAAACCGGTTAGCTGCGGCAACTCACTTGCAATTTTCCCGTTTGGGCCGATGATAGATAGTAGGATAACCATCTTTGAGCCGCTGCGAGCCGCTGTGCGCCGATATGAGGAAAGCCATGGATTTCAAAGATTATTACGCCGTGCTCGGTGTGAGCGAGTCTGCCTCTCCCGAAGACGTTAAAAAGTCCTATCGCAAACTGGCGCGGAAATATCATCCGGACGTGAGCAAGGAAGACAACGCCGATGAGATGTTCAAAAATGTCGGCGAAGCCTATGAAGTTCTGAAAGACCCGGAAAAACGCACCGAATACGACCAGTTGCGCAAGTACGGCGCGCAACCTGACGGTTCATTCCAGCCACCCCCTGGCTGGCAGAGTGAATCCGGTTTTGGCCGCGGTGGCTACACCGAAGCCGATGCCAGCCAGTTCAGTGACTTTTTCGAGCAGATGTTTGGCCGTGGCCAGCAGGCCGGTGGCGGCGGTTTTCGTCAGAACACGCGCATGCGCGGTGAAGACATTCATGCCCGCCTGGCGCTATTTCTGGAAGAAGCCTACAACGGTTGCGACAAACAGGTGTCGTTCGTTGTGCACAGCGCAGACGAGCATGGCCGGGTTGCGGCGCGGCAGAAAACCCTCAAGGTCAAAATCCCCGCTGGCATGCGCGAGGGCCAGCACATTCGCCTGAAAGGCCAGGGTTCGCCCGGCGTGGGTGGTGCCAGCGCCGGGGACCTGTTTATTGAGATGGAACTGGCGCCTCATCCGCAGTTCACAGTAGAAGGCAACGACGTGCTGATCACTGTGCCTATCAGCCCGTGGGAGGGCGCGTTAGGTGCCAGCATTACAGTGCCGGTAGTCGGTGGTAAGGTGAGCGTGAAGGTACCGAAAGGTTCTTCCAGCGGTCGCAAGCTGCGCCTGAAAGGCAAGGGCTTGCCTGGCAAGCACGTGGGTGACCAGATTGTGACGTTGCTGGTGACGCTACCTGAGGAGCATTCGGAACAAACGCTGGCCATTTACCAACAGCTGGCAGACGCCGAAAAAGACTTCAACCCACGCGCCAAACTGCACGTGTAACCGGAGGTTTGGGATGAGCAGACAAGACCGCATTTTGACTGTAGAAATTACCGATACCGACGGTGGTGTGTTTACATTGCACGAGATTTGCGAACGTGGCGAATGCCACGCAGAATTCGTGATTAAGCTGGTGAACTACGGCATTGTGTCGCCCATTGAAGAGGACCACCCACCGCGGGACTGGCAATTCGATGTAATGGCTTTAACACGCCTACAGCGGGCGCTAAGACTGCAGCAGGATTTGAAACTGAATTTGCCGGGTCTGGCGGTATCGCTCGATTTGCTGGATGAAGTTCAGCAAATGCGTAGGGAAGTAAACCGCCTTAACCAGCGCCTTCGACAGCTATCAGGCGAATAGGCTAAACGTAAGTATTCGGCTCGTGCTGATGACAGCAGCGCCGTTGTTTTGTATTCAGGCGCTCTTTTCGAGCGCTTGAATTTTCGCATACAGGCTCTCTGCCTCTAACATCAGCGTGCTGTGGGTGCGTAAATCCCCATTGCGCTGATAGTGAAGTGCTTTTTCCAACTTGGCCTCGTAAGCTTTTTGCAGCTTTTTCTTCGGATCGCTTTTAAATAATCCCAACATTGAATCTTCCTTAATTAGTAGAATTTTGTGTGTATACGGCAAATACATCGAATCCGATGACTAGGCCGGCACTACAGTTTATGCTCTACTGCTAAGCTTTTAACACGCAACGGAGTTGGTTTTCATGGGTGAAGCAAAACGTCGCCATCACAGCGGTTCCGCTGGGGCTCATAAACCGTCCAGCAAGTGCTCTCTGGCCTTGAGTGTTATGACTTTGATTGTCGTCGCCATGTTGATTGGCCTGTTTTTTATAACGTCTGGCCCGTCGCCGGATTCTGATGAACTGCCCGTTGCAAAAGAAGGTACACCGGAGTTTCCAGCTGGGTTGGACCAGTTTGGTGTTTCAGTGGGTGCAGCGGATGCGCCGGTTGTGGTGCGGGAATTTGCGGATTATCAGTGTCCGGCCTGCGCCCGCTTCGCCGACGCTAGCCAACGCTTGAAAAAAGAGTACGTGGAAAGCGGCAAGGTGCGTTTTGTGTACTTTGAGCTGCCGTTATCACAGCACGCCAACGCCATGCCGGCGGCCCAAGCCGCGCGCTGTGCGGGCGACCAGAACGCCTTTTGGCCCATGCACGATGCGTTGTACAGCAATCAGTCGGCCTGGGCGGACGTTTCAGATCCGCAGGCAACGTTTACCCGCTATGCTGGCGACCTTGGGCTGAGTGAAAATCGATTCAGCCGCTGCATGGCCACCGAACTGCACCGCGAGGCCATTGAACAAAGTGCCAAAGTAGCAACGCAGTTGCGAGTGGTCAGCACACCCACTGTGATGGTCGATAACATCGTCCTGACCCGTCCGGGCTGGGGTCAGCTGTCGGCTGTGGTGGAACGCGAACTGGCTGCCAGCCGCTAAATTTCCTGGTGATATCTGGCTGCAGCGCACTGCTGCGGCCACTCCTGACTTGATCCATCGCCTTAATTGGCTAAAATTACTCCCTCTTTGAATACCAGACTATCCTAACCATGCTCCGGATTTACGGTCCGGCCCGCAGGAGATTGCTATGACCGATGTCGTTGTTGTGTGTGCGCTGTATAAGTTCGCTGTTCTGAACGACTACCAGGCCCTTCGCCAGCCGCTGCTGAGCCTGATGCTGGAAAAAGGTGTGCACGGCACATTATTGTTGGCCAGTGAGGGCATGAATGGCACCGTAGCCGGCAGCCGCGACGGCGTTGATGCGGTAAAGGCCTGGATTAACAGCGATGACCGTTTCGCCGGTATTGAGTACAAGGAATCGTTTGTCGGCGAGCAGCCGTTCAAGCGCACCAAGGTCAAGCTGAAGAAAGAAATTGTCACCATGGGCGTTGAAGGTATTGATCCAAAGCGCATCGTGGGCACCTACCTGAATCCCGAGCAGTGGAACGAATTGATTTCCGATCCCGAGGTGGTGCTGGTCGATACCCGCAACCAGTATGAAGTGGAAATCGGCACCTTCAAAAACGCCCTTAACCCCGCCACAGATACGTTTCGCGAATTTCCCGAGTACGTAAGACAGAACCTTGATCCGGCCAAACACAAGAAAATTGCCATGTTCTGCACCGGTGGTATTCGCTGTGAAAAATCGACGGCCTATATGAAAGAGCAGGGCTTTGACGAGGTGTATCACCTCAAAGGTGGCATTTTAAAATACCTGGAAGAGATGCCGGAAGAGAAAAGCTTGTGGGAAGGTGAATGTTTCGTATTTGACGATCGTGTCACGGTCAATCATCGTCTCGAACGTGGCGATTATGACCAGTGCCACGCCTGCCGTCGCCCGATCACTGAAAATGACAAGCTGCGGCCGGAGTACAACAAAGGCGTGAGCTGTCACCAGTGCGCTGGCGTATCAAGCGAGTCCCAAAAGGCACGATTCGCCGAGCGCGAACGGCAAATGCGCCTGGCCGAGGAACGGGGTGAAGTTCACGTAGGGGGCGATGCGGCCCGCGTTGTTGCTGAACGCAAAAAACGCAAGCAGGCCGAGCGTGCACGTCAGGCCAAACTAAGCCTGGAAGGTGAAAAAGCCCGTTCCTGATGGGCTCAACGCTTTTATCCAGCGCAAGCCGTGAGCATCGGAAAAGCCGTTAGCGGTCTGCGGCTTTAAGACCTTCTAGGTCTCGCCTTTTTGGCGGCCAGTGCCAGCGTTTCACCGTAAATTCGACGCACGTCTTTGGCAAACTGCTCGACTGAATAGTCCCTGGCAAAGGCCAGGGCCTGTTCTGCCAATTGTTGGCGCAGCTCATCCTGTTCCAGTAATTGTTGTACTCGCTCGCACCACAGGCCCTGTTTCTCCGGTGTTTTAAAACCGTTGAAGCCTTGGCGTACTACGTCATCAATTCCGCTTGAGCGCACGGCCACTACCGGCAAACCTGCCGCCATGGCCTCCAGAATCACCATGCCCTGGGTTTCTGATTTCGACGCAAACACAAAGATGTCGCCCAATTGATACCAGGTGGCCATAGCCTCTGGCTCAACGCTGCCGGCCAGGGTGATGTGCTGCTGTAAACCCAGACCGTCTATCTTTTGTTGCAGGCGTTCACGCTGATGGCCTTCGCCAATCATGACAAAGTGAAACGCAACGGCGGTTTTGCCGCGCAGTTCATTCAGCCCATCGATCATGAAGTCGATGTTTTTCTCGCTCGACAGTCGCGACACACTCACCAGCACTTTCTCGTTTTTCAGGCCCAATCGTTTGCGCAATTTTTGCACATCGGCGGGGTTCACCGCCTGAAAACGCTCATACTCAATGCCGGTAGGCTGCACGTAAACGGGAGTTTTCACCCCGATCATCCGCAGATATTCTTCAATCGAGTAAGTGGGAACAATCACCGTGTCGCACTTGTTGGCAAAGCGTTTGATCAGCGCGTGGGAAATCAGATTACGAAACAGCATGCCTGGCAGGGGGACAAAGTGCGCGTAATGCTCTAGCCGTGTGTGGTAGGTGTACACCGCGGGTACTTTTAACCGGCGGGCCAGAAACAGCCCGAGCGACCCCAGCCAGAAGGGGTGGTGCAGGTGAATAATGTCTGGCTTGAAAGCCCGCAGGCGTTTGCGAATGCGGCTTAAAAATATATTGGCCAAGCGGAATTCGCGTTTGGAGCCCATGGTGAGCAGCGCTGGTACCCGCAGGACGCTTTCTTCCTGTGCCGGCTGGTTCTGATAACGCGGCGCCACCACCAGCACACTGTCGCCCATGGCTTCCAGTCCCCGGCGCAAACGGGCAATGGATATAGGCACGCCGCCAATAAACGGCAAATAATTGTTGGTGAACATGGCCACCCGTATGGGCTTTTGCAAAAAGGGCGTGGCGTCCAGATCGTAGTCTGGGTAGTAGTTTTTACCAACGAAGATAAGGCCGTAAAGCTTAATAGCGATGGCGGAAAACACAGCTATCAGTAAAAAGAAATTCAGGTAGCCGGTGTAAAACAGCGAATAGATAAAGAACCACAGGCTTTCCAGTTTTTTCAAAAGCGGATGCTGGCCCACTTCCAGCTTTTGCAGCGTGTGGCTGACGTTGCCGTTAGTATCAATTTGCAGCATCAGATAGTGGTAGAAACTGATGTCGTCATTCAATACCAGGCCGCCCGCACCGCCGGTGGTTATAAATAGGGTGCTGTCGATTATTTGCTCGTCGTAAAGGGACAGGTTTGCAGAGATGACCGCGTTTACGTCGTACTTCTTGACGATGTCCAGCAGTGCCTCACGGAATTCCGGTGGCTGTAGATAGTCGTCACTCTGGTCAAAAGGCGCACTTTGGGATGGGTGTAACGGCGGGTCACCGATAAAGATAATGCGGGCCTTGGAGGTGTCTTCGGCCAGCAGTTCATCGAGCCAATGCAGCTGCCATTGCCAAGCGGTTTTGCCGGTACTGTCGAGGAAGATTAACCGGCTGACGCCGGCGCGTACGCTGTAAAAATGCGGGCCGAAATGATCGTAAAAGCGGAAGCTGCCAAAGTTGTCATATTCGTTGTCGCCAAAGGTCATCAACCAGGGGATGTCCAGGTGCCCCAGCGAGCCAAACAACGCCCGGTATTTGTCCTCGCCACCGCCGCTGACCGCATTACCGGCGGACACCATAAAGTCGTATTCGGCCGCGTTTAGCGCCGGCACGATACGTTCCTCAAAAATACCGATGGAGTTATTGATGTTGCCAACCACCGCGAAGCGCAGTGGTTGGTCGTTTGCCAGGGCCTCGCTAATACGCTCTGCCTGCTTGGAATGCAGCGAATTGAAGTCCTTCATAAACAGGTTCAGGTATACTTTGTAGCCCACCAGCAGAACCACCACGGTGAGGCAAAGGTAAAAGAGCCATTTCAGAAGCCGTGGGCGATTCATGGTTCTGCTCGCCGCTGCCGTATTAACTCCTGTTGCATGACCACCAGGCCAATCAGCATACCGAGATAAATGGTCAGAAAACGCCAGGCCACAATCACCAGCAGAAGATGTGAGGGTGCCAGGATCTCGCTGAAAAAACTGCCAAACACGCCTTCTGAAATGCCTGATGCTCCCGGGGTGGGCGAGAAGTACATGATGAAGGTTGTGACCACCACCAAGCCTAGCGTTGTTATATAGTCCACCGTGTAATCCAGGCTGTGGAGCAAAAGGGCCGGAAAGCTGAACAGGCTGAGCAGAAAAACAGCGGTAAATAACACCGACAGCGCAATAAACATTGGCTGGCCGCGCAGATAGTCGCCAAAACTGGCGGAAAACCTCAGCATCTCCCGCTTGGCCTTGAACTGCCAGTGTCGGTGGCCTTCAGCGCTTATCAGCTTCAGGCGCCACAAAGCCGTCAGTAGTTTCGCCAAAGGCGCCATAAGCCACCGTGTGCGCAATAACAGCACCGCGAAAAACCCCAAGTACAGCAAAATGAGGAACGTCAGTGCGATACCCACATTGCCGCTGATTGCGCGTCCCTCCAATGCTTCTAATGACAGCAGAAACACCGGTGTCAGCGAAAAAATAAAGATAACGGCCAACAGAGTGCGGATGGTAGTGGCCGCGGTTGCGGTGCCTATGGGTACGCCGTGCTTGTGCAGATACCAGATTTGGGCAAAACCGCCGCCGGTGGCCATAGGCGTGACGTTTGAGAAAAACAGATTAATAAACACCAGCCGGGCGATGACCGCGGCATTCAGCCGGTGCCCCAGTGCGCGCAGAGTAAAGTGAAGGCGTAGGGCGTCCGTGCTGAAGTAAACAGCAAGCAGAGCGGCCAGAGGCAGCAGCGTAGCCGGCTCCAACAGGCGGTTGTCAAAGCTCAGGCTTTTGCCTGCAAAATGGGTATAAACGGTGTAAAGGCCAACGCTTGTGAGCGCGACGAACAAAAGGCTGAATAGCGCCAGACGTTTTCCAGATGTGCCCTTTCGATTTGAATTGATAGCACGTCTTCTGGTGGTTTCAACCTGCGCTTTGGGTATTGGTTCGGGCGCTTTCGGGCAGGTTTGATGTTTTTCAGTGGGCTGGTTCACAGCGGAAGTACTCACGTCAGGCGTATAAGAGCAACATGGCCAATTTAGAGTGTGTAGCCTAACATAACCTTGAAAAGCCCTCGGCGGATCACAATTAAACCTTGTACACCTGCCATTCATCGGCTGCGTGCTTATAGGCATTGCGCGGCTTACCAACAGGTTTTCATTATGCCAAAACACTTTGAACAGGCGCCCGGACTTCATCACGAGCCGGTACCAGAAACTGAAGGCTTCGTATTTAACCAAACCATGTTACGAGTAAAAGATCCTCAAAAATCCCTGGATTTTTACAGTCGGGTTCTGGGTATGCGTTTGGTCCGCAAACTTGACTTTCCGGAGATGAAGTTCACCCTGTATTTTCTGGGGTATCTGGATGATCGTCAGGCCAGCATGGTGCCGACCGATGATGCCTATCGCACCACCTACACCTTTGGCCGCGAAGCCATGTTGGAGCTGACTCATAACTGGGGCACGGAGAACGACGACGATTTTGCCTACCACAACGGCAACGACCAGCCCCAGGGCTTTGGCCACATTGGTATCGCGGTGCCGGATGTTTACTCGGCCTGTGATCGGTTCGAGGCTTTGCACGTCGATTTTGTGAAAAAGCCGGATGACGGCAAAATGAAGGGCCTGGCGTTTATAAAAGACCCCGACGGCTACTGGATTGAAATTCTGCAGCCCGATATGCTTGAACACCAGCGCAAAGACTGATGCGCGCGGTCAGCCTTTAACGCCCACTCGTTAGTTGGCTGGCCGTGGTTGGTTACCGTAGCGTGACGCTACCACCACCGCTACGGTGAGTATAAACGCGCCCGCAAGGCCGATTGTGCCTAATTCCTCGCCCAGAATCAGCCATGCCAGTAGTGCGACAAATAAGGGTTCGAGAATAACGATGATGCTGGCCAGGGTGGCCGGCGTTGTCTGCATGCCTGCAAAAAAGCATAGGTAGCCGATACAGGTTGGCACTACCCCGATGTAAATCACCATCAGCCAGTGCTGCCATTGCAAGTTTTGCACTTCGGCAAAGCCACCGCTGAAATAGACCGCTGGCAGCAAGACCAACGCAGCGGTGAAGAAGCACAGAAAAGCGGTGGTAAACACCGGCGTTCGCGCAGAGTTGTAACGGCTGGTCAGGTTGAACCCGGTGTACACCGCCGCGGCCAGCAGCGACATTAAAATACCGGCCAGGCGTAGCGTACCCGCAGTTTCCATATCGCTTAACACCAGCATAACGGTACCGGCTATGGCAACGAACAGTGCCGCCAGGGTAATCGCGCCCGGTTTTTCACCCAGTATGGGTGCCGCCAACAGGGCCACAAACACAGGTGGCAGGCACAGTGAAATCAAAGTGGCAATGCCGGCGCCGGTCAAATCTACCGCCACCAGATAGCTGCCCTGGTAAAATGCTTGAAAAATGCCCAGCCCGGCCAGTGGCACCAAAGCGTTTAACGGAATTTCTCGCAGGCGGGTGAGCGGCGCAGGGCCGTCTGTCGGGTTTTGCCGTTGCTGGCGGGCCAGCCGGTGTTGTTCGCGGCGCATCAACAGCCAGAAAAACGGCAGGGCTACCATTAATCGGAGTAAGCCCAGGGTAAGGCCTCCCAGATCAGAACTGGCAAACAGAAATTTAGCGACGATGCTGGTGGTAGACCAGAGCACGGCCGCAAATGCGATTAGCAATACGCCCCTGAGCATAAGAACATCCGGCAAAAAGAAAGGAAGCTATGATAGGCGTTGGGGCATGTTGCTACTAGCCCGTTTGTGTTTGTTCAAAATAAAACACAGGTCGCGCAGCTTAGCTCGCAGCCATTGGCGTAACCGCCTCAGGCCGCGCTGCGACCGCTAAGCTGCGCTAGCAGGCGCCCGATGCTCCAAAGTACAGCTTGCAACAGAGGCGTTATAAGCCAAAGAAGGCCGCGCAAAATATAAAGAGCCGGCATTAGCAGCAATAACCAACCAACAATTTGAATCAGCAAGGCCGGTGCGCCAATCACGTCGGCCAGTTCGACCAGGAAGTCGTTAATCAGGCTGGGATGGGTAATAACCAGATAGCCTGCGCCTACAATCAGTGGCCATTTGGCATAGCGGGCACTACTGAGTACTAAGCGGCCACCGCGACTGAAGCGTACTGCCAGAGCCGCAGAGCGCGTGCCGCGGCTGGCATTCTGGGTGGTTGCGGCAGCGAATCGACCAATACGCAGAACTTTCACCGCGCTGGCGAACACCACCACATCCAGCGCCGCCCAGCCAATATCCCCGGCGCCAATGGGTTCATTCATGCGATGGCGTTTTTCCAGTTGGCGCAGGCCACCGGCGAAAAACTGGTTCAGGCCTTCCAGAACACGCTCGCTGGCAAGCCATTCAACCTTGCCCTCAGGATTAACCAGAAATTGGCCCAGAAAATCATGACCTTCAGTATGAATATATTGAACCGCGTACCAGCCGCGCTCGGTGGGTGTTAGTGGCCGTGCAGAATCAACGATCGCCAAGCTGTTTTCGTGATCGGTAAACCATTTTTTAAAGAGCTGATATTGCGTGCCAGCCCGGTTCACCCATTCAATGGATTCAACAGAATTGGACACAAAATATTGGATGGGTGGAAACACCGAATCGCCATGTTGCCGCAGAATTTCCTGAAACTCCGGCTCGCCGCCGTAAGTTTTTAGCAGCTGTCGGGCCATACCCGGGTATTTCAACAGAGCCGCTCTTGCCTTTAGTACCAGCAGCGGATCCTCGGCCATATCTGCTAGGACAGCCTGCAAATCAACGGATTCATGCTCAATGCCGGGGAACTCGCCCAGCACATCGTTGGCGTGAATGCGGATGAGTTTTTGCTCAACCGGAACGGGTTCGGCAGCAAGGCTGAAAAAAGTGGCCATTAAGGCGGCCAATACAAAAACAGCAAAGAGTCTTTTCAACCTGGTTCCTCCTTAGTTCTTACTTAGTTACGACTTGGCTCCATCAGGCCTTGAAAGAGCGCGTTGGCGCACAGAGATCATTAGGTACATTATCAAGTCATTGCAACAGGAGATCACATCATGCGTGTATTAATTGCTGGAGCCAATGGCCAGATAGGCCGTCATTTATTGGAAAAGATGGCAGACACCGAGCACGAGGCACGGGCCTTGATTCGTGACCCGGAGCAGGGGCCTGATCTGCAAAAACTAGGCGCTACCGAAACCGTGGTGGGGAACCTGGAAGGTGATTGCCGCGAAGCGTTACGCAGTTGTGAGGCGGTTATTTTTACCGCAGGTTCAGGCCCCAAAACCGGCCCTGAAAAAACTGTCGACGTAGATCAGAACGGCGCCATCAATCTGATGGACACCGCAAAACAAATGGGTATCAAGCGCTTTATAATTGTCAGCAGTATGCGCGCAGACAAGCCTGGCGACGCCCCTGAAAAGATTCGCCATTATCTGGAAGCAAAACACAAAGCGGACGAGCATCTGATGGCCAGCGGCCTAACCTACACCATTGTACGCCCCGGCCCACTTACTGAAGATTCGGGCAGCGGTAAGGTCGATATTCATGAAACCCTGGACCGCTCAGGTGACATTCCCCGGGAAGACGTAGCCAATGTACTGTTGGCGGTATTGAATTCAGACAACTGCGATAACCGTACATTCGAAGTGCTCTCTGGCACTACGCCGGTGGACGAGGCGTTGGCGGCGCTGTGATGTCATCGGTTCTGTCCTAAGCCCCGTAGGTTAGACGACAATTTAATCGACGGCGAACAGTGATGGAGAATAAGAGTGCCTGAAGGACCCGAGATACGCCGCATGGTCGACGATATTCAAAACGCCGTTGGCCAATGCAAGGCGGACAAGGTGTTTTTTGCATTCGACCGCTTCAAGAGCTTTGAACCAACATTGGCCGGCCGCCTGGTAACGGCGGTAGAGGCCCGCGGTAAAGCCGTACTGGTGTTTTTTTCGGCCCTCGGCGATGACGGGCCTTGGTGCGTGTACAGCCACAACCAGCTTTACGGCCAGTGGCGCATTAGCAAAACGAATGCCCAGCCGAAAACCGGGCGGCAACTCCGCTTTGCGGTTATCGGGTCAGAAAAGGCCGCTTGGCTTTATAGTGCATCTGACATTCAACTGGTGCGGCCTGACGATCTGGAACAGGTAGCGTATTTGACGCGCTTGGGCCCCGATCCGGTCAACCAGACCGTTTCAGTTGAAAACGTGCTCGCGCAATTTGACGATAAACGCTTTCGCGGCCGCGGCTTGGGCGGTTTGCTTTTGGACCAGGGGTTTGTCGCCGGCGTGGGCAATTATCTGCGCTCGGAAATCCTGTTTGAAGCGGGCTTGATGCCGTCCGTAAAGCCAAAGGACTTGCCATCAGAAGCCCGCGAGCGCCTGGCCAAGGCCATTCTGGTTTTGATCGAACGGACTTACCGCCTGAAAGGCATTACCAACGATCCTGAGCGAGTGAAAAGGCTAAAACGGGAAGGGCGTACTTTTTCTCAGCGCCGATTTATGGTGTTCAATCGCGACTCTGAGCC encodes the following:
- the nei gene encoding endonuclease VIII, whose amino-acid sequence is MPEGPEIRRMVDDIQNAVGQCKADKVFFAFDRFKSFEPTLAGRLVTAVEARGKAVLVFFSALGDDGPWCVYSHNQLYGQWRISKTNAQPKTGRQLRFAVIGSEKAAWLYSASDIQLVRPDDLEQVAYLTRLGPDPVNQTVSVENVLAQFDDKRFRGRGLGGLLLDQGFVAGVGNYLRSEILFEAGLMPSVKPKDLPSEARERLAKAILVLIERTYRLKGITNDPERVKRLKREGRTFSQRRFMVFNRDSEPCYECETPIVKISVASRRLYYCPLCQAD
- a CDS encoding SDR family oxidoreductase, encoding MRVLIAGANGQIGRHLLEKMADTEHEARALIRDPEQGPDLQKLGATETVVGNLEGDCREALRSCEAVIFTAGSGPKTGPEKTVDVDQNGAINLMDTAKQMGIKRFIIVSSMRADKPGDAPEKIRHYLEAKHKADEHLMASGLTYTIVRPGPLTEDSGSGKVDIHETLDRSGDIPREDVANVLLAVLNSDNCDNRTFEVLSGTTPVDEALAAL